The Podospora pseudocomata strain CBS 415.72m chromosome 3, whole genome shotgun sequence genome window below encodes:
- a CDS encoding hypothetical protein (BUSCO:EOG09262PZ9; COG:C; EggNog:ENOG503NVEN) — MKVSDVVSKLEVEMAESQNQRDKRVEDLWQKLDPAGHGELDYKGLQKGLQRIDHPMKNAEHMLKEIIKAVDSNGDGKIQYEEFRTFVETAEKQLSLLFKAIDRDQDGRLDKKELQTAFRRAGLSVPSRRLANFFDEIDMNNDGFISFDEWRDFLLFMPTHHHNSPLEAVLSFYSSIVTVNAEGDSLVSDDTLEGLGTTGFLFQALFGSLLRIVNPEGTAIKYTQRPSPETTVVAEPEVPASPHAPQHYHKPQPRSQLESQLHHQKQHLTPDHENEPGSDMALSSAAVGVRYGGAASSAQQMIMPSTTNQPMPYYESYEDGPEDISVMAEEVSEEVQTKLTDLLPEPGYFLAGAVSGGVSRTATAPLDRLKVYLLVNTKNVDNPVLTAAKSGRPFAALRNAGGPIIDAMVTLWKTGGFRTFFAGNGLNVVKIMPESAIRFGSYEASKRFLAAYEGHDDPTQISTVSKFVAGGIGGMTAQFCVYPVDTLKFRLQCETVQGGLQGNALLFKTAKTMWADGGLRAAYRGLGLGLIGMFPYSAIDIGTFEFLKKKYIKTMAKYYGIHEEDAKIGNVATAVLGASSGALGATMVYPLNVLRTRLQTQGTAMHPPTYTGIVDVATRTVKNEGVRGLYKGLTPNILKVAPALSITWVCYENMKKLLKLN; from the exons ATGAAGGTTTCTGATGTTGTTTCGAAACTGGAGGTAGAGATGGCGGAGTCGCAGAACCAGCGCGACAAGCGCGTGGAGGACCTATGGCAGAAGCTCGATCCCGCTGGACACGGGGAGCTTGACTACAAGGGGCTGCAAAAAGGGTTACAGAGGATAGACCACC CCATGAAAAACGCCGAGCATATGCTCAAGGAGATCATCAAGGCCGTGGACTCAAATGGGGATGGAAAGATTCAGTATGAAG AATTTCGAACTTTCGTCGAGACGGCGGAAAAGCAGCTTAGTCTGCTTTTCAAGGCTATCGATCGCGATCAGGACGGCCGGCTCGACAAGAAGGAGCTGCAGACGGCCTTTCGGCGTGCCGGCCTGTCAGTGCcctcgaggaggttggccaACTTTTTTGACGAAATAGACATGAACAACGACGGGTTCATCAGTTTTGACGAGTGGAG AGACTTTCTTCTGTTCAtgcccacccaccaccacaactccCCGCTCGAGGCTGTTTTATCGTTTTACTCTTCGATCGTTACCGTCAATGCAGAGGGAGACTCGCTGGTTAGTGATGACACTTTAGAGGGTTTAGGTACGACGGGATTCCTCTTTCAAGCTCTCTTTGGTTCACTTTTGAGGATTGTCAACCCCGAGGGAACCGCCATCAAGTACACACAGAGGCCTTCGCCAGAGACGACGGTCGTCGCCGAACCTGAAGTGCCTGCTTCACCACACGCCCCGCAACACTACCACAAACCGCAACCTCGCTCACAGTTAGAGTCGCAATTACACCACCAGAAACAACATCTAACCCCCGATCACGAGAACGAGCCAGGATCCGATATGGCTCTCTCATCCGCTGCAGTTGGCGTTCGCTACGGCGGCGCTGCCAGCTCGGCTCAGCAAATGATCATGCCgagcaccaccaaccagccaATGCCATATTACGAGTCTTACGAGGACGGGCCCGAGGATATTTCTGtcatggccgaggaggtcTCAGAGGAGGTGCAAACGAAACTGACAGATTTACTACCTGAACCAGGTTACTTCCTCGCTGGCGCCGTCTCTGGTGGTGTCTCACGAACAGCTACCGCTCCTCTGGACCGCTTGAAGGTCTATCTCCTCGTGAACACAAAGAATGTCGATAATCCGGTACTCACCGCCGCCAAGAGCGGCCGGCCGTTTGCTGCCTTGCGAAATGCTGGTGGCCCGATCATCGACGCGATGGTAACCTTGTGGAAAACAGGTGGCTTCCGCACCTTCTTTGCAG GAAACGGTTTGAATGTTGTCAAAATCATGCCGGAGTCTGCCATTCGG TTTGGTTCGTATGAAGCGTCTAAGCGCTTCTTGGCAGCCTACGAAGGCCATGACGACCCGACTCAGATCAGCACAGTTTCCAAATTCGTTGCTGGTGGCATTGGCGGAATGACAGCCCAGTTCTGCGTCTACCCTGTTGATACTCTCAAGTTCAGGCTCCAATGCGAGACAGTTCAGGGCGGCTTGCAGGGCAATGCTCTGCTCTTCAAAACGGCCAAGACAATGTGGGCGGACGGCGGACTTCGCGCAGCGTACCGTGGCCTCGGGCTAGGTCTCATCGGCATGTTTCCGTACAGCGCCATCGATATCGGCACATTCGAGtttttgaagaagaagtaCATCAAGACCATGGCCAAATACTATGGAATCCATGAGGAGGACGCCAAGATCGGAAACGTCGCCACTGCTGTTCTTGGAGCGTCTTCCGGAGCCCTTGGCGCGACTATGGTGTACCCTCTGAACGTTCTTCGCACCCGATTGCAAACCCAGGGAACAGCCATGCACCCGCCGACTTACACAGGCATCGTCGACGTCGCCACGAGGACAGTCAAGAATGAAGGGGTTCGCGGATTGTACAAGGGCTTGACGCCCAACATCCTCAAGGTGGCCCCCGCGCTCAGCATCACTTGGGTGTGCTACGAAAACATGAAGAAGCTCTTGAAGCTTAATTAG
- a CDS encoding hypothetical protein (EggNog:ENOG503P4DF) produces MPFSDNLYSAVDDESDFEPIDDILSQQGHELSQSAHRPPQFGHARASTDDDDEGLDADALSPVDGYFGSSNDTSSDTSAVATSSNVPHVPNVWVEDPSLTTAASKAREAELERRVSGVAREDYSVGGLTSSGYNSSAYTGSSPAHGYSGSFSRPGTYAQSSSPSSSSAGPSVLSTRSYTPYPHRAAYQGESSRLVPQDAPPAYTPSPTSPQSLQGGHDASRNYSTFSAPTGTMGRLGETQGLLGHEPESMRDSGNGGSGEDSSRWRERIENRISSFDRSYCKFAFLVVGLVFLSTGFLTTLINSVRDERPHLHPPPKMTYPDLDNKLPWQDGSSCGTDRITRDPESFDVLFSSDKPLTIIQNNSHNNDHHSYKPIQIHGSVIFRQTDADHPDPKLVVETTVNNDLIAAAITWEETSQKLVVTIPNVLLSDDTNDQTTPWPCIHLTATVWTPPSSSLLTLSVKTTVLSILLVDNLSLSIAESTSLSSTVGSIVSDTAGSGSQSLTLSPSFKFISPLIETTTTSAPISGSWPLYNYLSFESTAGNIKVTILPQPDLDPSHPKPAILNVKSSSGTVELTEPIDAAKEAYELAQVLAAEGAGYLLAGKAEEVIPVRDYRVDVHTTSGKIKAKLAVTDGARFRSTSGGMDIDVLLVLDGGVYNLEGRKVDLETSSTSGNVGVRVGEVMWVGRDKENKLDVVRGRHGSTSGNVRVNYPKSWEGEVSLGTLSGKLKVGGEGVRVVRGGEGGWPGVRKNLVARKGEGEGGSKVEGRSTSGDVWVWIGDL; encoded by the exons atgCCGTTCTCAGACAACTTGTACTCGGCGGTGGATGATGAATCGGATTTTGAACCAATTGACGACATTCTGAGTCAACAGGGCCATGAACTGTCTCAATCGGCACATCGGCCCCCTCAATTTGGCCATGCACGGGCCagcaccgacgacgacgacgaggggcTCGATGCTGACGCCCTGTCTCCTGTCGATGGTTACTTTGGGTCATCAAATGATACCTCATCCGACACGTCTGCTGTTGCGACATCATCCAATGTGCCGCATGTGCCGAATGTCTGGGTTGAGGACCCGAGCCTCACCACCGCGGCGAGCAAGGCACGGGAGGCCGAGTTGGAGAGACGAGTGTCAGGGGTTGCGAGGGAGGACTACTCGGTTGGGGGGCTGACGAGTTCTGGGTACAACTCGTCTGCGTATACTGGGTCCTCTCCAGCTCATGGATATAGTGGTTCGTTTTCGAGGCCGGGTACGTACGCCCAatcctcgtcgccatcatcatcatctgctGGACCATCGGTTCTGTCCACGAGATCATATACGCCATACCCACACAGAGCTGCGTACCAGGGTGAGAGTTCGAGACTGGTACCGCAAGACGCCCCGCCGGCTTATACACCTTCACCCACGTCGCCTCAGAGTTTGCAAGGTGGGCACGACGCTTCCAGGAATTACAGTACTTTCTCGGCACCGACTGGTACAATGGGACGCTTGGGGGAGACTCAGGGGCTCTTGGGCCATGAGCCTGAAAGCATGAGAGACTCTGGCAATGGTGGTTCTGGTGAAGACAGCTCCCGATGGAGGGAACGAATTGAAAACAGGATATCGTCATTTGACAGGAGTTATTGCAAGTTTGCGTTTCTTGTGGTGGGATTGGTCTTTCTGTCTACCGGGTTCCTCACCACTCTCATCAATAGCGTGAGAGACGAG CGACCACacctccacccaccacccaagatgACCTACCCCGATCTCGACAATAAACTCCCCTGGCAGGACGGCTCCTCCTGCGGGACGGACCGCATCACGCGTGATCCCGAGTCGTTTGACGTCTTGTTTTCGTCCGACAAGCCCCTGACCATCATCCAAAACAATTCCCACAACAACGACCACCACTCTTACAAACCCATCCAGATCCACGGTTCGGTTATTTTCCGACAGACTGACGCTGACCACCCTGACCcgaagctggtggtggaaacAACAGTCAACAACGACCTCATCGCTGCTGCCATCACCTGGGAGGAGACCTCCCAAAAGCTGGTCGTCACCATTCCTAATGTTTTGCTTTCTGACGACACCAACGACCAAACCACACCCTGGCCATGCATCCACCTAACCGCCACGGTTTggacccctccctcctcgtcgctgtTGACCCTCTCAGTCAAAACAACTGTTTTGTCTATCCTTTTGGTTGATAACCTGTCTTTGAGCATCGCAGAGTCGACCAGCCTGTCCTCCACTGTTGGGTCTATTGTTTCTGATACTGCCGGCTCGGGGTCTCAGTCTCTAACCCTTTCCCCGTCATTCAagttcatctcccccctcatagaaaccaccaccacctcagcccCGATATCCGGCTCCTGGCCGCTGTACAACTACCTCTCCTTTGAGTCCACAGCAGGTAACATCAAagtcaccatcctcccccagccaGACCTCGACCCCTCACATCCCAAACCTGCCATCCTCAATGTGAAGTCCTCCTCCGGAACGGTGGAACTTACCGAGCCGATCGACGCCGCGAAGGAGGCGTATGAACTGGCACAGGTCCTGGCGGCAGAAGGGGCCGGTTACCTTCTTGCCGGTAAGGCAGAGGAAGTTATCCCAGTGAGGGATTACAGGGTTGATGTCCACACCACGTCTGGGAAAATCAAGGCTAAACTTGCCGTGACGGACGGGGCGAGGTTCAGGAGTACCTCTGGGGGGATGGATATTGATGTTTTGCTGGTgctggatgggggggtgtaTAACCTCGAGGGAAGAAAGGTTGATTTGGAGACGTCGAGCACGAGTGGGAATGTTGGGGTTAGGGTCGGGGAGGTGatgtgggttgggagggataAGGAAAACAAGTTGGATGTGGTTCGGGGGAGGCACGGGAGCACCAGTGGGAATGTGAGGGTTAATTACCCGaagagttgggagggggaggtgagttTGGGGACTTTGAGTGGGAAGTTgaaggttgggggggagggggtgagggttgtaagagggggcgagggggggtggccgggggtgaggaagaatTTGGTTGCtaggaaaggggagggggagggggggagtaaggttgaggggaggagtACGAGTGGTGATGTCTGGGTTTGGATTGGGGATTTgtga
- a CDS encoding hypothetical protein (COG:S; EggNog:ENOG503NV5F) yields the protein MSKKARQRISYVLEHPNSSPGGHRLGVNGLAIDQTNSILYSGGRDGVLCAWDLNRDLVAPQTSHSAMIDETMSASTSKRATTFRAQTQAHTHWVNDITLAEKHTAVVSGSSDLFVKLWRPLAETPADPVTIGQHADYVKCVATPTADTNWVASGGLDRKINFWDLAGGGNILEIDARGEEVAEKGSIYAMGVTHNVVANGGPESTVRLWDPKTGKRITKFVGHTDMIRSILISENGDLIMSASSDQTVKVWSVTAGRCMHTLTMHDSSVWALFSDDPSLHTFYSADRSGLVVKTDVRGTNGEFDNGLSLAVAQENDGVTRVVAWGDSIWTSTSRASINRWKNVDSSDHTQLPEAFRAHRASLATIRSRDGSLSSTTVPPASGAESPYKPRHKRNISEKSILRISNTAPLPFTLGSGNVDENSVSPGSQVPEPAFNMVELPEPIQHEPEETIAGQFGLVKHRLLNDRRRVLTLDTAGEVLLWDLIQCRPIQEFGKHHLETIVPQVNTKEAVAPWCSIDTSSGNLAVVLEPYNCFDAEMYADELGSVENTEFREDQRINLGKWVLRYLFANLIDEEIRRDEAFRHKLNEEVLKKTAGGGRMLPPLAISIPGPAGWQFSEPSSSATPKATGMNYPPMTPGMAIGLATPGSPMAPFLDGGFTTPLSPLEKRTSQVSRPSQEREDYFADAIQTPGLDQSNRLAQTPATEVPPTPGPEQPAKTPGATETNGKEKEKDAKDKEKDGGKTPSTPFGGMKKFRMGGFSMKLGRSASTPQAEKPAALDEKAEESESNGSQHEREFDDNLGGVVQKIKAEYEEELVDNPGQIVETKITPSLPNDTPVLKLPPGTKVIIQEETSGGSAEVYRGTVGSVGTDADEIEQKGPKWLGECLLQNVLPVKDAVKVSFVLFPYKGELPELVAAPDGNNRLNANRMLRVKKILGYVAERIDREWKEEVERVEREGGEVGEGVMRPEEYLELWCNEQMLPNKMTLATLRTHVWRGGNDIVLHYRANGRKEIKLTEQVEEVVKEEEQAGKKSEEVGTPGV from the exons ATGTCCAAAAAGGCCCGCCAGAGAATCAGCTATG TCCTCGAACACCCCAACTCCTCTCCTGGCGGCCATAGACTCGGCGTGAACGGCCTTGCCATCGACCAGACAAACAGCATCCT ATACTCCGGCGGCCGCGATGGTGTTCTCTGCGCCTGGGATCTCAACCGAGATCTCGTTGCCCCCCAGACCTCCCACTCCGCCATGATCGACGAGACGATGAGCGCCAGCACATCCAAACGGGCAACCACATTTCGAGCACAAACACAGGCGCATACCCACTGGGTCAACGACATTACGCTCGCCGAGAAGCATACAGCCGTTGTATCCGGCTCCTCGGATCTGTTTGTCAAGCTATGGCGTCCACTAGCCGAAACACCGGCCGACCCGGTGACCATCGGCCAGCATGCCGATTATGTCAAATGCGTCGCGACACCAACAGCAGACACAAACTGGGTAGCCTCGGGCGGCCTCGACCGCAAGATCAACTTTTGGGACCTGGCAGGAGGCGGAAACATCCTCGAGATTGACGCCCGAGGTGAAGAGGTGGCTGAGAAGGGCAGCATCTATGCCATGGGGGTAACACACAACGTTGTCGCCAACGGCGGACCCGAGTCGACAGTACGGTTGTGGGATCCAAAAACTGGTAAACGTATCACCAAGTTTGTTGGTCATACGGACATGATCAGGTCGATTCTGATCAGCGAGAATGGGGACTTGATCATGTCTGCTAGTTCTGATCAGACGGTCAAGGTGTGGAGCGTCACGGCGGGAAGGTGTATGCATACACTTACCATGCATGACAGCAGTGTTTGGGCGCTGTTCTCGGATGACCCTTCGCTGCACACCTTTTACAGCGCTGACaggtcggggttggtggtcaAGACGGATGTCAGGGGTACGAATGGGGAGTTTGACAACGGGCTGTCGCTAGCTGTCGCTCAAGAAAACGATGGCGTCACGAGAGTAGTGGCCTGGGGAGACAGCATCTGGACATCAACCAGCAGGGCATCGATCAACAGATGGAAGAATGTGGACTCGAGTGATCATACGCAACTACCAGAGGCGTTCCGGGCACATCGGGCATCGTTGGCCACGATTAGGAGTCGGGACGGATCTTTGTCGTCGACTACGGTGCCGCCTGCGTCTGGAGCCGAATCCCCGTACAAGCCCCGGCATAAGCGGAACATTTCGGAGAAGTCCATTTTGAGAATCTCGAACACGGCTCCTCTTCCGTTTACGTTGGGTAGCGGTAACGTGGATGAGAACTCGGTCAGTCCAGGCTCACAGGTTCCGGAGCCGGCGTTCAACATGGTGGAGCTCCCTGAGCCAATACAGCATGAACCAGAGGAGACCATAGCGGGCCAGTTTGGGCTGGTGAAGCACAGGTTGTTGAATGATCGGAGACGAGTGCTGACTCTGGATACTGCTGGCGAGGTCTTGTTGTGGGATTTGATTCAG TGCCGACCGATTCAAGAGTTTGGAAAGCATCACCTTGAGACCATCGTGCCACAGGTTAACACTAAGGAGGCCGTGGCGCCGTGGTGCTCGATTGACACCAGCTCGGGCAATCTTGCTGTTGTGTTGGAACCTTACAATTGCTTTGATGCAGAGATGTACGCTGATGAGTTGGGCTCTGTGGAAAATACGGAGTTTAGAGAAGACCAGAGGA TCAACCTTGGGAAATGGGTCCTCAGATATCTCTTTGCCAACCTCATCGACGAAGAAATCCGCCGTGACGAGGCCTTCAGACACAAGCTCAATGAAGAGGTGCTCAAAAAGACGGCAGGCGGCGGTAGGATGTTGCCTCCACTGGCTATTAGTATTCCTGGACCAGCAGGATGGCAGTTTTCTGAACCCTCGTCGTCAGCTACACCGAAGGCTACTGGCATGAACTACCCACCCATGACTCCTGGGATGGCCATCGGCCTTGCTACCCCCGGTTCACCAATGGCTCCTTTCCTGGATGGAGGCTTCACCACACCACTCAGCCCACTTGAGAAGAGAACTTCCCAAGTCAGCAGACCCTCACAAGAACGCGAAGACTATTTCGCCGATGCGATACAAACGCCGGGATTAGATCAGAGCAACAGACTAGCCCAAACTCCTGCGACCGAGGTGCCCCCGACCCCCGGCCCTGAGCAACCAGCCAAGACACCAGGTGCTACTGAAACCAATggcaaagaaaaggagaaggatgccaaagacaaggaaaaggacgGTGGGAAGACTCCCAGCACGCCGTTTGGTGGAATGAAGAAGTTCCGAATGGGCGGGTTCAGCATGAAGCTGGGTCGCTCGGCATCTACACCCCAAGCAGAGAAACCTGCCGCCTTGGacgagaaggccgaggagtcAGAGTCGAATGGCAGCCAACACGAAAGGGAATTTGACGACAACCTTGGGGGCGTCGTTCAGAAGATTAAAGCGGAATACGAAGAAGAGCTTGTTGACAACCCAGGCCAGATTGTCGAAACGAAAATCACGCCCTCTTTACCGAATGATACTCCGGTTCTTAAACTCCCACCTGGGACAAAAGTCATTATACAGGAAGAAACTTCTGGCGGCTCGGCGGAAGTTTATCGTGGGACGGTGGGGAGTGTGGGTACTGACGCGGATGAGATTGAACAGAAGGGACCGAAGTGGCTTGGGGAGTGTTTGCTGCAGAATGTTCTCCCGGTCAAGGACGCGGTGAAGGTCAGCTTTGTGCTGTTTCCGTACAAGGGGGAGCTGCCTGAGCTGGTGGCGGCGCCGGATGGGAATAATAGGCTCAATGCGAATAGGATGCtgagggtgaagaagattTTGGGGTATGTGGCTGAGAGGATTGATcgggagtggaaggaggaggtggagagggtggaacgggaggggggggaggttggggagggggtgatgaggccAGAGGAGTATTTGGAGTTGTGGTGTAACGAACAG ATGCTACCGAATAAGATGACACTTGCAACGCTGAGGACGCatgtttggaggggggggaatgATATTGTTCTTCATTATAGGGCgaatgggaggaaggagattAAGTTGACGgagcaggtggaggaggtggtgaaggaggaggagcaggcggggaagaagagtgaggaggttgggacGCCTGGTGTTTAA
- the PET8 gene encoding S-adenosylmethionine transporter (EggNog:ENOG503NUA8; BUSCO:EOG09263EDC; COG:C) has protein sequence MSEPPPPPFNTALLSGALAGTTVDLLLFPLDTLKTRLQSPTGFFSSGGFRGIYRGIGSCLVGSAPGAAFFFSTYEHTKSFLSHNFPPLPTSPNQTTTPAYHHMLSASLGEIAACAVRVPTEVVKQRAQAGHHNGSSAQAFRHIIAQYSTIGLSGVWKELYRGWTITIIREVPFTVLQFPLWEGLKSWGRARKQRTGRGLFESALYGSVAGGFAAAVTTPLDVLKTRVMLSTEKQSMFKVMTDILRENGIRPFFAGIGPRVMWISIGGAIFLGSYQWAVNTLSVGGEKKRGKESVL, from the exons ATGTCAGaaccccccccaccccccttcaacaccgccctcctctcgGGCGCCCTAGCTGGCACAACagtcgacctcctcctcttccccctcgacaccctcaaaACCCGCCTCCAATCCCCCACCGGCTTCTTTTCCTCAGGCGGCTTCCGCGGCATCTACCGTGGCATCGGCTCTTGCCTCGTCGGCTCCGCCCCCggagcagccttcttcttctccacctaCGAGCACACCAaatccttcctctcccacaacttcccccccttgcccacctctccaaaccaaacaaccaccccagccTACCACCACAtgctctccgcctccctcggcGAAATCGCCGCCTGCGCCGTCCGTGTCCCCACCGAAGTAGTAAAACAACGCGCCCAAGCCGGCCACCATAACGGGTCCTCCGCCCAAGCCTTCCGGCACATCATTGCACAATACAGCACCATCGGTCTTTCCGGTGTGTGGAAGGAGCTCTACAGAGGCTGGACAATAACAATCATCCGCGAGGTCCCTTTTACCGTGCTCCAATTCCCGCTATGGGAAGGTCTCAAGTCGTGGGGCCGCGCGAGGAAACAACGCACCGGGAGGGGACTCTTTG AGTCGGCGCTCTACGGTTCGGTGGCTGGCGGGTTCGCCGCCGCGGTGACAACACCGCTTGATGTCCTCAAGACGAGAGTCATGCTCTCGACTGAAAAACAAAGCATGTTCAAAGTCATGACCGATATCCTAAGAGAAAACGGGATACGTCCCTTCTTTGCGGGGATAGGCCCGAGGGTGATGTGGATCAGCATAGGGGGCGCGATATTCTTGGGGAGTTACCAGTGGGCGGTGAATACGCTTTCTGTagggggagagaagaagagggggaaaGAGAGTGTCTTATAG